One window of the Methylocystis parvus OBBP genome contains the following:
- a CDS encoding EF-hand domain-containing protein produces MNKTFLAAALTAATIIAAPIEPAFAKKASPVATLDTDNDATVDINELNKAVEALFEKLEKDNDGTLDSKELQGRLSKKELKAADPDNDGTLDKNEFLAAAASLFKDADPDNDGTLDDKEFASKKGKAVLRLTR; encoded by the coding sequence TTGAACAAGACCTTTCTTGCCGCGGCGCTTACGGCGGCCACGATAATCGCTGCGCCGATCGAACCGGCTTTCGCCAAAAAAGCGTCTCCCGTGGCGACGCTCGACACGGACAACGACGCGACGGTCGACATCAACGAGCTCAACAAGGCTGTGGAAGCGCTCTTCGAAAAGCTTGAAAAGGACAATGATGGAACGCTCGACTCGAAGGAGTTGCAGGGCCGTCTTTCCAAGAAAGAACTGAAGGCGGCCGATCCCGACAATGACGGCACGCTGGACAAGAATGAATTCCTCGCCGCCGCCGCTTCGCTTTTCAAGGACGCCGATCCGGACAATGACGGCACGCTGGATGACAAGGAATTCGCGTCCAAGAAGGGCAAGGCCGTTCTGCGCCTGACCCGCTGA
- a CDS encoding ATP-binding protein: MLQRLSLRARLSLLLGGVLAAGLLFGVGLLILHAGSRVNAEAEGATRLARDLVYATLPRLSTSSDPKSEVAELLEDLRRLRHVRATFEGQEGPVQPAEKPAPEWFSALVFRAPPPTRIETPLGAIDIAANPADEIDEIWQEIVWLAIGATAVAGAAFALVSYAVSRTLRPIASLSEGLLRLEQGDRAMRVPADGPPEFVAIAERINALAATLERLDEENRLLLRRMIHVQDEERRDIARDLHDEIGPFLFTVRAGVGALARKARNPDAEPARLAEDAEKIDAQIAALQQVNRRILGRLRPAALAEMGLADAIQALVRGWRETRADVDIELATEGARGEMDEITALTAYRVVQEGLTNAFRHSGAARIEVAIWRDGDRLRICVTDDGAGLPETRTNGGLGLRGMAERVGALGGTLEITNLPGGGASLSTTLRLGASLKV, from the coding sequence ATGCTCCAAAGACTGTCCCTACGCGCGCGTCTGTCGCTGCTGCTCGGCGGCGTGCTGGCGGCGGGCCTCCTCTTTGGCGTGGGACTGTTGATCCTGCATGCCGGATCCCGCGTCAACGCCGAGGCGGAAGGCGCGACGCGACTTGCGCGCGATCTCGTTTACGCAACCCTGCCCCGCCTTTCGACGTCGAGCGATCCGAAATCGGAAGTTGCGGAGCTGCTCGAAGACCTGCGGCGGCTGCGCCATGTCCGAGCGACTTTTGAAGGACAGGAAGGTCCCGTCCAGCCGGCTGAAAAGCCTGCGCCCGAATGGTTCAGCGCGCTGGTGTTCCGCGCGCCGCCGCCGACGCGAATCGAGACGCCGCTCGGCGCGATCGACATCGCCGCAAATCCCGCGGATGAAATCGACGAAATCTGGCAGGAGATCGTCTGGCTCGCCATTGGCGCAACAGCCGTCGCGGGCGCGGCTTTCGCGCTCGTTTCCTACGCGGTCTCGCGCACGCTGCGTCCCATTGCGTCATTGTCCGAAGGGCTGCTGCGGCTCGAACAGGGCGATCGCGCCATGCGCGTTCCGGCCGACGGTCCGCCGGAATTCGTCGCGATTGCGGAACGCATCAATGCGCTCGCCGCCACGCTCGAGCGTCTCGACGAGGAGAACCGTCTCCTCCTGCGGCGCATGATCCATGTGCAGGACGAAGAACGCCGCGACATTGCGCGCGATCTGCATGACGAAATCGGACCCTTTCTCTTCACCGTGCGCGCTGGCGTCGGAGCACTGGCGCGCAAGGCGCGCAACCCCGACGCGGAGCCGGCGCGGCTCGCGGAGGACGCCGAGAAGATCGATGCGCAAATCGCCGCCCTGCAGCAGGTTAACCGGCGCATTCTCGGGAGGCTGCGCCCCGCCGCACTGGCGGAGATGGGGCTCGCCGACGCAATTCAGGCGCTTGTGCGGGGATGGCGCGAGACGCGCGCCGACGTCGACATCGAACTCGCAACCGAAGGCGCGCGCGGCGAGATGGACGAGATCACCGCGCTCACAGCCTATCGCGTCGTGCAGGAAGGATTGACCAACGCTTTCCGCCATTCGGGCGCGGCGCGCATCGAAGTCGCGATTTGGCGCGATGGCGACCGCCTGCGCATCTGCGTCACGGATGACGGCGCAGGCCTGCCTGAAACCCGGACCAATGGCGGCCTTGGCCTGCGCGGCATGGCGGAGAGAGTCGGCGCGCTCGGCGGAACGTTGGAGATAACGAACCTTCCGGGCGGCGGCGCGAGCCTCTCGACGACGCTGCGTCTTGGCGCAAGTTTGAAAGTATAG
- the infC gene encoding translation initiation factor IF-3, translated as MKSTAAPQKEGPRINREIRAREVQLIDSEGKNHGVVQLLDALGMAEQAGLDLVEIAPNSTPPVCKILDYGRFRFAEQKKAAEARKKQKVVEVKEIKLRPGIDEHDYGVKMKAVHRFFEEGDKVKVTLRFRGREIAHQDIGYRLLTRVKAETATVAKVELEPSMEGRQMVMVLAPR; from the coding sequence ATGAAGAGCACCGCGGCGCCGCAGAAGGAAGGCCCGCGCATCAACCGAGAAATTCGCGCGCGTGAAGTGCAGTTGATCGATTCCGAAGGCAAGAATCACGGCGTCGTCCAATTGCTGGACGCGCTGGGCATGGCTGAACAGGCCGGGCTCGATCTTGTCGAGATCGCGCCGAACTCGACGCCTCCCGTCTGCAAGATCCTGGATTATGGCCGCTTTCGCTTCGCCGAGCAGAAGAAGGCCGCCGAGGCCCGCAAGAAGCAGAAGGTGGTCGAGGTCAAGGAAATCAAGCTGCGTCCGGGCATCGACGAGCATGACTACGGCGTCAAGATGAAGGCCGTTCACCGCTTTTTCGAAGAGGGCGACAAGGTCAAGGTGACCCTGCGCTTCCGCGGACGCGAGATCGCCCATCAGGACATCGGCTACCGCCTGCTGACGCGCGTGAAGGCCGAGACCGCCACTGTCGCCAAGGTCGAGCTCGAGCCGTCGATGGAAGGCCGGCAGATGGTGATGGTTCTCGCGCCAAGATAG
- a CDS encoding ABC transporter substrate-binding protein translates to MKRLAAACILLLAATPVAADALNVKIGVLRELHSTETLSILDIPAADDTLAGALLGAADNNTTGKFTNQTFEALDEKLEEGADIAAGVDTLTEKGALFIIADLAPDRLLMASERAKSKGALLFNVSAPDERLREEDCRANVIHVAPSRAMLADALAQYLVWKQWRKWLLIKGSHEQDELLAQAYRRAAKKFGAKIVEERVYEDTGGGRRSDSGSVQTQRQMPVLTQNAPVYDALVAVDESEVFAGYLPYRTWDPRPVAGSAGLYPTSWDAAHEQWGARQLQNRFMAAFRRLMNARDNNAWLAMRMIGEAATRTGSNAPEKIRDFMLGKDFSIAAFKGVRQTLRPWNQQLRQPILLSDGRMTVSVSPQEGFLHQMTELDTLGPDQPETKCRLK, encoded by the coding sequence ATGAAACGCCTCGCCGCCGCTTGCATTCTTTTACTGGCCGCCACGCCCGTCGCGGCCGATGCGCTGAATGTGAAAATCGGCGTGCTGCGCGAATTGCATTCGACGGAAACCCTCTCCATTCTGGATATTCCCGCCGCGGACGATACGCTCGCGGGCGCGCTTCTCGGCGCCGCCGACAACAATACGACCGGCAAATTCACCAATCAGACATTCGAAGCTCTCGACGAAAAGCTTGAAGAGGGCGCGGATATCGCCGCTGGGGTCGATACGCTGACCGAGAAGGGCGCGCTATTCATCATCGCCGATCTCGCGCCCGATCGCCTTTTGATGGCGAGCGAACGCGCGAAGTCGAAAGGCGCGCTTCTCTTCAACGTCTCCGCGCCCGATGAGCGCTTGCGTGAGGAAGACTGCCGCGCCAACGTCATCCATGTCGCGCCGTCGCGCGCCATGCTCGCCGATGCGCTCGCGCAATATCTCGTCTGGAAACAGTGGCGCAAATGGCTGCTGATCAAGGGCTCGCATGAGCAGGACGAATTGCTGGCGCAGGCCTATCGACGCGCGGCGAAGAAGTTCGGCGCGAAGATCGTCGAAGAGCGCGTCTATGAAGACACAGGCGGAGGGCGGCGCAGCGACTCGGGCTCCGTGCAGACGCAGCGCCAGATGCCGGTTCTGACGCAAAACGCGCCGGTTTACGACGCGCTGGTCGCGGTCGACGAAAGCGAAGTCTTCGCGGGCTATCTCCCCTATCGCACATGGGACCCGCGCCCGGTCGCGGGCTCGGCGGGGCTCTATCCCACGAGCTGGGACGCCGCGCATGAGCAATGGGGCGCGCGCCAATTGCAGAACCGCTTCATGGCGGCCTTTCGTCGCCTGATGAATGCGCGCGACAACAATGCCTGGCTCGCCATGCGCATGATCGGCGAAGCGGCGACGCGCACCGGTTCGAACGCGCCGGAGAAAATTCGCGACTTCATGCTCGGCAAGGATTTCTCCATCGCCGCTTTCAAGGGCGTTCGCCAGACGCTGCGCCCGTGGAACCAGCAATTGCGGCAGCCCATCCTTCTCTCTGACGGCCGCATGACCGTCTCCGTCTCGCCGCAGGAAGGCTTTCTGCATCAGATGACGGAGCTCGACACGCTGGGGCCGGATCAGCCCGAAACGAAATGCAGGTTGAAATGA
- a CDS encoding TonB-dependent receptor domain-containing protein → MKFKKQVSLIALGAALTSGSAFAQQSLPTIEIGATPLRSSSRSAARPSPAPVQAAPGPAARSAPSAARVAQPAPITAPAPYVSPLVTYQVPASVHVVSDREIANSRKFNVADALVRAAPGVTVNDVGGNPSFPEVDYRGFVASPYAGVPQGLAVFQNGVRINEMWGDTVNWDLIPSVAIDNVAIETGNPLYGLNAIGGAIVLDMKNGFTWQGAELDLRGGSFNRRQGAFQYGRRIGDFAMYAAGEAAGDSGYRYFSGSQIKRFYGDLGWRGENAEVHANVTLGSNRFGASGPAPVDMVAANKASTYTTPQTYKNQVMMFDLNGQVQVNPTTKLLGDIHYRGYNQARVDGNTTEFECEDGEAFCETGDGAATGVPNFFNAAPGGPALGAIDRTWTRINTLGFTGQINNTDKIFGFPNKFTAGVNLEHGFTNFAANEELGIINSDYTVTGFNFFPHEPAAGISPVKLSVSNYYLGAYALDSLDLTDRLTATGGLRYNRASVQMYDQAGIALNSTNVFDHINPMGGLTYKLTPQIAAYGSYSVANRAPTPLELGCSDPNRPCLIDSFLVSDPPLKQVTSNTIDLGLRGGFRPADIHPSFGMLPGTVQWSAGIFRTNAFNDILSIPSSINGRGYFTNAGNTVRQGVELSMRYAGERLSAYVNYTLTDAYFNSQNWLGAPANPAALVVGSPSILVNPGATLPGIAPHRFKAGADYAVTPRWKVGGDLVYAAGSYLVGDWANQFGTLSPYAILNLRTSYDVTKALQLYALVENATNTRARSFGTFFETDSINFANFSNPKMVSVGPPTAFYAGMKWNFGAEPSGWMASARDQLARERGEDAPTPRKWAGLYAGLNAGYGWGATTDVNVYPNGFGDRFAQLWNEKILAEEPEDDGAAWWGLFQPTAPAFANSGIANVSRSGFVGGGQIGWNYQDESSVVLGAEADFQGTIFRGKGAYNGSLYERAGYIDKPEGGGLESLVITRQAVGGGSVSAGMDWLGTFRGKVGYAVTDTLLAYGTGGLAYGEVHASAAHFNASSIQRENDVGVLAWNYANPAALGGSSYSGVRAGWSAGGGVEWMFADNWSAKAEGLYYNLGAVDLVSLPLATVCSSQATNTSGGACARGQASADRIAPGGLLWANSPVSKVQFDGVILRAGVNYHFNWGSNLF, encoded by the coding sequence ATGAAGTTCAAAAAGCAAGTCTCTCTCATCGCGCTCGGCGCCGCGCTGACTTCCGGATCGGCTTTCGCGCAGCAATCCTTGCCGACGATCGAAATCGGCGCGACGCCGCTGCGATCCTCTTCACGTTCCGCCGCTCGTCCTTCGCCTGCTCCCGTGCAGGCGGCGCCCGGCCCCGCGGCGCGCAGCGCGCCGTCGGCGGCCCGCGTCGCGCAGCCCGCGCCGATCACGGCGCCGGCGCCTTACGTCTCGCCGCTCGTCACCTATCAGGTCCCTGCATCGGTCCATGTCGTCAGCGACAGGGAAATCGCCAATTCACGCAAGTTCAACGTCGCCGACGCGCTCGTGCGCGCGGCGCCGGGCGTGACCGTCAATGACGTCGGCGGCAATCCTTCTTTCCCCGAGGTCGACTATCGCGGTTTCGTCGCCTCGCCCTACGCCGGCGTGCCGCAGGGGCTCGCCGTGTTCCAGAACGGCGTCCGCATCAACGAGATGTGGGGCGACACGGTCAATTGGGATCTGATCCCGAGCGTCGCCATCGACAATGTCGCGATCGAGACCGGCAATCCGCTTTACGGCCTCAACGCCATTGGCGGCGCCATCGTCCTCGACATGAAGAACGGCTTCACCTGGCAGGGCGCCGAACTCGATCTGCGCGGCGGGTCCTTCAACCGCCGCCAGGGCGCCTTCCAATATGGCCGCCGCATCGGCGACTTCGCCATGTATGCGGCCGGCGAGGCGGCGGGGGATTCCGGCTATCGCTATTTCTCCGGCTCGCAGATCAAGCGCTTCTACGGCGACCTTGGCTGGCGCGGCGAGAACGCCGAAGTCCACGCCAACGTCACGCTCGGCTCCAATCGCTTCGGCGCCTCCGGCCCCGCGCCGGTCGATATGGTCGCGGCGAACAAAGCCTCGACCTACACGACGCCGCAGACCTATAAAAATCAGGTCATGATGTTCGATCTGAACGGTCAGGTTCAGGTCAATCCGACGACGAAGCTCCTCGGCGACATTCATTATCGCGGCTATAATCAGGCGCGCGTCGACGGCAATACGACCGAGTTCGAATGCGAGGACGGCGAGGCCTTCTGCGAGACCGGGGACGGCGCGGCGACGGGCGTTCCGAACTTCTTCAACGCCGCGCCCGGCGGCCCCGCGCTCGGCGCGATCGACCGCACCTGGACCCGGATCAATACGCTCGGCTTCACCGGCCAGATCAACAATACCGACAAGATTTTCGGCTTCCCGAACAAGTTCACGGCCGGCGTCAATCTGGAGCACGGATTTACGAATTTCGCGGCGAACGAAGAATTGGGAATCATCAATTCCGACTATACCGTCACAGGGTTCAACTTCTTCCCCCATGAGCCCGCCGCGGGAATCTCCCCGGTCAAGCTCAGCGTCTCCAACTATTATCTCGGCGCCTATGCGCTGGATTCGCTCGATCTGACGGACAGGCTCACCGCGACGGGCGGCCTGCGCTACAACCGCGCCAGCGTCCAGATGTACGATCAGGCTGGCATTGCGCTGAACTCGACGAATGTCTTCGACCACATCAATCCGATGGGCGGCCTGACCTACAAGCTTACGCCCCAGATCGCGGCCTATGGCAGCTATTCGGTCGCCAACCGCGCGCCGACTCCGCTGGAGCTCGGCTGCTCGGATCCCAACCGTCCCTGCCTGATCGACTCTTTCCTCGTCTCCGACCCGCCGCTGAAGCAGGTGACGTCCAACACGATCGATCTGGGTCTGCGCGGCGGCTTCCGACCCGCCGATATTCACCCGTCCTTCGGCATGTTGCCCGGGACGGTCCAATGGTCGGCCGGAATTTTCCGCACCAACGCCTTCAACGACATTCTGAGCATACCGAGCAGCATCAACGGCCGCGGCTATTTCACCAATGCCGGCAATACAGTGCGTCAGGGCGTGGAATTGTCCATGCGCTATGCCGGCGAGCGCCTGTCGGCCTATGTGAACTACACGCTGACCGACGCCTATTTCAATTCGCAGAACTGGCTCGGCGCGCCGGCCAATCCTGCCGCCCTCGTCGTGGGTTCGCCCTCGATACTCGTCAATCCCGGCGCGACGCTGCCGGGCATCGCGCCGCATCGCTTCAAGGCCGGCGCCGATTACGCCGTGACGCCCAGATGGAAGGTCGGCGGCGATCTCGTCTATGCGGCCGGCTCCTACCTCGTCGGCGACTGGGCCAATCAGTTCGGCACGCTTTCGCCCTACGCCATTCTGAACCTGCGCACCTCCTACGACGTGACGAAGGCGCTTCAGCTCTATGCGCTGGTCGAAAACGCCACCAATACGCGCGCCCGAAGCTTCGGCACCTTCTTCGAAACCGACTCGATCAACTTCGCCAATTTCTCGAATCCGAAGATGGTTTCCGTCGGACCGCCGACGGCCTTCTACGCCGGCATGAAATGGAATTTCGGCGCGGAGCCCTCCGGTTGGATGGCTTCGGCCCGCGACCAGCTCGCGCGCGAACGCGGCGAAGACGCGCCGACGCCGCGCAAATGGGCCGGCCTCTACGCCGGTTTGAACGCCGGCTATGGCTGGGGCGCCACGACCGACGTCAACGTCTATCCCAACGGCTTTGGCGACCGCTTCGCGCAGCTTTGGAACGAGAAGATCCTCGCCGAGGAGCCCGAGGACGACGGCGCCGCCTGGTGGGGTCTGTTCCAGCCCACCGCGCCGGCCTTCGCAAATTCGGGCATCGCCAATGTCAGCCGCAGCGGCTTCGTCGGCGGCGGCCAGATCGGCTGGAATTATCAGGACGAGTCCAGTGTCGTTCTCGGCGCCGAAGCCGATTTCCAGGGAACGATCTTCCGCGGCAAGGGCGCATATAACGGCTCGCTGTATGAACGCGCAGGCTATATCGACAAGCCCGAGGGCGGCGGGCTTGAGAGCCTCGTCATCACGCGCCAGGCCGTCGGCGGCGGTTCGGTCTCCGCCGGTATGGACTGGTTGGGCACCTTCCGCGGCAAGGTCGGCTACGCCGTCACCGATACGCTTCTTGCTTACGGCACGGGCGGTCTCGCTTATGGCGAGGTCCATGCGTCCGCCGCGCATTTCAACGCGTCCAGCATTCAGCGCGAGAATGACGTCGGCGTGCTGGCGTGGAATTACGCGAATCCCGCCGCCCTCGGAGGCTCCAGCTATTCCGGCGTCCGCGCCGGCTGGTCGGCGGGCGGCGGCGTCGAGTGGATGTTCGCCGACAATTGGAGCGCCAAGGCGGAGGGCCTTTATTACAATCTCGGCGCGGTCGACCTCGTCTCCTTGCCGCTCGCGACGGTCTGCTCGAGTCAGGCGACGAACACTTCGGGCGGCGCCTGCGCGAGAGGCCAAGCGAGCGCCGATCGCATCGCGCCGGGCGGGCTCCTCTGGGCGAACAGCCCCGTCTCCAAGGTCCAGTTCGACGGCGTGATCCTGCGCGCGGGCGTCAACTATCATTTCAACTGGGGCTCGAATCTCTTTTGA
- a CDS encoding YVTN family beta-propeller repeat protein encodes MDARDKRGHDVHAVATALFITLLSVSPAFAYTAYISNEKGNSITVIDTDRLAATATVKVGRRPRGIELNKDGTELYICAGDDDAIQVLDTKTLKLTGKLPSGPDPELLALSPGGDTIYVSNENDNLVTLIDVKRREQIGDIPVGVEPEGMAVSPDGKLLVNTSETTNMAHLIDTRTKQIVANILVDGRPRFAEFKKDGSELWVSSEVGGTVAVIDPIKKELKQKISFEIPGMSKEAIQPIGVSITRDGKRAFVALGPANRVAVIDAETKKVEKYLLVGQRVWHLAFTPDEKYLLTANGVSNDVSVIDVANLKVVKSIPVGSFPWGVVVAPQ; translated from the coding sequence GTGGATGCCCGCGACAAGCGCGGGCATGACGTGCATGCGGTTGCTACAGCGCTGTTCATTACGCTGCTCTCCGTCTCCCCGGCTTTCGCCTACACAGCCTATATCAGCAATGAAAAAGGCAACTCGATCACCGTCATCGACACGGACAGGCTGGCGGCGACGGCGACGGTGAAAGTCGGCCGTCGTCCGCGCGGCATCGAGTTGAACAAGGACGGCACGGAGCTTTACATCTGCGCGGGCGACGACGACGCCATTCAGGTCCTCGACACCAAGACGCTGAAGCTCACCGGCAAGCTGCCCTCCGGACCCGATCCCGAATTGCTCGCGCTCTCGCCGGGCGGCGACACGATTTACGTCTCCAACGAGAACGACAATCTCGTCACGCTCATCGACGTGAAGCGCAGGGAGCAGATCGGCGACATCCCAGTCGGCGTCGAACCGGAAGGCATGGCCGTGAGCCCCGACGGCAAACTGCTCGTCAATACGTCGGAAACGACGAATATGGCGCATCTCATCGACACGCGGACGAAGCAGATCGTCGCCAATATTCTCGTCGACGGACGTCCAAGATTTGCGGAATTCAAGAAAGACGGCAGCGAGCTTTGGGTGTCGTCGGAGGTCGGCGGCACAGTCGCCGTGATCGATCCGATCAAAAAAGAGCTGAAGCAGAAGATCAGCTTCGAAATTCCCGGAATGTCGAAAGAGGCGATCCAGCCCATCGGCGTTTCCATCACCAGGGACGGCAAACGCGCCTTCGTCGCGCTCGGCCCGGCGAACCGCGTTGCGGTGATCGACGCGGAGACGAAGAAGGTCGAGAAATATCTCCTCGTCGGACAGCGCGTCTGGCACCTCGCCTTTACGCCGGATGAAAAATATCTGCTCACCGCGAACGGCGTCTCAAATGACGTGTCGGTGATCGACGTGGCGAATCTGAAAGTGGTGAAGTCGATTCCGGTCGGCTCTTTTCCCTGGGGCGTCGTGGTGGCGCCGCAATGA
- a CDS encoding alpha/beta fold hydrolase, with amino-acid sequence MPELSGARRLTREEALLGARRILVPANGLTFEIYEAGTGERLALLLHGFPEHAVMWRHLVAPLVAKGYRVWAVNQRGYGGTSRPAGKKNYSLAALTGDVAALIDASGARAVALIGHDWGGLIAWVVAIRKLRPLERLVIINIPHPLCFARAWRRSLWQKLRSAYIGFFQIPRLPDFLLSAGGGALTGAMLRLSAGRGDAISEDVMAVYRDNAASPGGATAMLNWYRRAIHDLRAARDLGAPVEIPTLIVWGAADIAFGEACLEGTERRVADLKVEKLSGVSHFSPEDAPDKVTELIKNFL; translated from the coding sequence TTGCCCGAGCTGTCCGGCGCTCGCCGGTTGACGCGCGAGGAAGCGCTGCTCGGGGCGAGGCGGATTCTCGTTCCCGCCAACGGGCTGACTTTCGAGATCTATGAGGCCGGGACGGGGGAGCGGCTTGCGCTTCTCCTGCACGGCTTTCCGGAGCATGCGGTGATGTGGCGCCATCTCGTCGCGCCGCTTGTCGCAAAGGGCTATCGCGTCTGGGCCGTCAATCAGCGCGGCTATGGCGGCACGAGCCGACCGGCGGGCAAGAAGAATTATTCGCTCGCGGCGCTGACCGGCGACGTCGCCGCCCTCATCGACGCCTCGGGCGCGCGCGCCGTCGCGCTGATCGGCCATGATTGGGGCGGTCTGATCGCCTGGGTCGTCGCGATCAGGAAGCTGCGGCCGCTGGAACGGCTGGTCATTATCAACATCCCGCATCCGCTCTGTTTCGCGAGGGCCTGGAGACGGAGCCTTTGGCAGAAACTCAGATCCGCCTATATCGGCTTCTTTCAGATTCCCCGCTTGCCGGATTTTCTCCTTTCCGCCGGAGGCGGCGCGTTGACGGGGGCGATGCTGCGTCTTTCCGCCGGCCGAGGTGACGCTATTTCCGAGGACGTGATGGCTGTCTATCGGGACAATGCGGCCTCGCCCGGCGGCGCGACGGCGATGCTCAACTGGTATCGCCGGGCGATCCACGATTTGCGGGCGGCCCGCGACCTCGGCGCTCCCGTGGAGATTCCGACTTTGATCGTATGGGGCGCGGCGGACATCGCTTTCGGCGAGGCCTGCCTCGAGGGAACCGAGAGGCGCGTGGCTGATTTGAAGGTTGAAAAGCTGTCGGGCGTCAGCCATTTCTCTCCGGAGGACGCGCCGGACAAAGTCACGGAACTCATCAAGAATTTTCTTTAA
- a CDS encoding ABC transporter permease: MSRTSGPAPHPNPLPARGERGFSARQYLICLMGVVWREGLRFLHQRERFISALVRPLVWLFIFAAGFRQVLGISIIPPYETYVLYEVYIAPGLMAMIQLFNGMQSSLSMVYDREMGNMRTLLVSPFPRWFLLGAKLFAGVAVSILQVYAFLLIAYFWEIEPPTKWGYLTVLPALALGGLMLGALGMLLSSLIKQLENFAGVMNFVIFPMFFASSALYPLWRVKESSPWLYYVCSVNPFTHAVELIRFAFYQQIEWVSLLAVTGYTSVFLIAAIIAYDPARGMLMRKGG; encoded by the coding sequence ATGAGCCGGACCAGCGGCCCTGCCCCTCACCCCAACCCTCTCCCCGCGAGGGGGGAGAGGGGGTTTAGCGCGCGCCAATATCTCATCTGCCTCATGGGCGTCGTCTGGCGCGAGGGCTTGCGCTTTCTGCATCAGCGCGAGCGTTTCATTTCCGCGCTCGTGCGGCCGCTCGTCTGGCTCTTCATCTTCGCGGCCGGCTTCCGGCAGGTGCTCGGCATTTCGATCATCCCGCCTTACGAAACCTACGTGCTTTACGAGGTCTATATCGCGCCCGGCCTCATGGCGATGATCCAGCTCTTCAACGGCATGCAGTCGTCCCTCTCCATGGTCTACGACCGGGAGATGGGGAATATGCGGACGTTGCTCGTCTCGCCCTTCCCGCGCTGGTTCCTGCTCGGCGCCAAGCTTTTCGCCGGCGTCGCCGTGTCGATCCTGCAGGTCTACGCTTTCCTGCTCATCGCTTATTTCTGGGAGATCGAGCCGCCGACGAAATGGGGCTATCTGACCGTGCTGCCGGCGCTGGCGCTCGGCGGGCTCATGCTGGGCGCGCTCGGCATGCTGCTTTCTTCGCTCATCAAGCAGCTCGAAAATTTCGCGGGCGTGATGAACTTCGTCATCTTCCCGATGTTCTTCGCCTCTTCCGCGCTCTATCCGCTCTGGCGCGTGAAGGAGTCGAGCCCTTGGCTTTATTACGTCTGCTCGGTCAATCCCTTCACCCACGCCGTCGAGCTGATCCGCTTCGCCTTCTATCAACAGATTGAATGGGTCTCGCTGCTCGCGGTCACGGGGTATACGAGCGTCTTCCTGATCGCGGCGATCATCGCTTACGACCCGGCGCGTGGGATGCTGATGCGGAAGGGCGGCTGA
- a CDS encoding ABC transporter ATP-binding protein, with product MIDALSISHLSHSYGSRKALDDVSFTVAPGSFTVLLGLNGAGKSTLFSLVTRLYAARNGEIDIFGANVMRDPGAALRSLGVVFQARTLDLELSLIQNLVYHAALHGIGPLEARRLGMAALARAGLAERANDKARALSGGQMRRVEIARALLHKPKLLLLDEPTVGLDIKARADLLAHVRGLVSDEGLGVLWTTHLIDEIEDDDQVVILHHGKALAAGRAADIVAENNASDIGAAFATITGANSLFPQAGRG from the coding sequence ATGATAGACGCCCTCTCCATTTCTCATCTCTCCCACTCTTACGGATCACGTAAGGCGCTCGACGACGTATCCTTCACCGTCGCGCCGGGGAGCTTCACGGTTTTGCTCGGGCTCAATGGCGCCGGCAAGAGCACGCTCTTCTCGCTCGTGACGCGGCTTTACGCGGCGCGTAACGGCGAGATCGATATTTTCGGCGCCAATGTCATGCGCGACCCGGGCGCGGCGCTGCGCAGCCTCGGCGTCGTCTTTCAGGCGCGCACGCTCGATCTTGAACTCTCGCTGATTCAGAACCTCGTCTATCACGCGGCGCTGCACGGAATCGGACCGCTGGAAGCGCGTCGATTGGGCATGGCGGCGCTCGCGCGCGCCGGGCTCGCGGAGCGGGCGAATGACAAAGCGCGCGCGCTCTCGGGCGGCCAGATGCGCCGCGTCGAGATCGCCCGCGCGCTGCTGCACAAGCCGAAGCTGCTTCTGCTCGACGAGCCCACCGTCGGTCTCGACATCAAGGCGCGCGCCGACCTCCTCGCCCATGTGCGCGGACTGGTGAGCGACGAGGGCCTCGGCGTTTTGTGGACCACCCATCTCATCGACGAAATCGAGGACGACGATCAGGTCGTCATCCTGCATCACGGCAAGGCGCTGGCGGCGGGCCGGGCGGCGGATATTGTGGCGGAGAATAACGCGTCGGATATTGGCGCAGCTTTCGCGACGATCACAGGCGCCAATTCCCTCTTCCCGCAAGCGGGGAGAGGGTGA